CGGATATATTGGCGGAAAAAAAGTAACGGAGATGACAGGAAAAGAATGGGACTTGATGATGAATCTAAATTTGAAAACAGCCTTTTTGATTAGTAAACACGTGGTAGGACAAATGCTAAGGCAAGGGTCTGGCAAAGTTGTTCATGTTGCTGCAAGATTAGGACTAAAAGGAATTGCTGGCAATTCCGCATATGGCGCGTCAAAATCTGGTCTTATTAGATTGGTTGAATCTCTCTCAGATGAAGTAAAAGACAAAAACATCAATGTAAACTGCATAATGCCAAGCATCATAGACACTGGTGCAAACAGAAAGGACATGCCAGATGCGGATTTTTCCAAATGGGTTAAACCATCAGAAATTGCAC
The window above is part of the Nitrosopumilaceae archaeon genome. Proteins encoded here:
- a CDS encoding SDR family NAD(P)-dependent oxidoreductase → MKDYDFEGKVVLITGGTGALGREASLSFLKSNAVAAITHVTDREISQLESTLGDLMKKVMLIKADIGDEEQVEKTVSDIVKKYGRIDILINVVGGYIGGKKVTEMTGKEWDLMMNLNLKTAFLISKHVVGQMLRQGSGKVVHVAARLGLKGIAGNSAYGASKSGLIRLVESLSDEVKDKNINVNCIMPSIIDTGANRKDMPDADFSKWVKPSEIAQVMLFLASDDSKSIHGAAMPVYGLV